Genomic window (Elusimicrobiota bacterium):
AGGAGGGCTCCTGCGCGCCGACAAGACCTATCCGACCCGTTCTCATTCGGACTTCGGAGCGGTCGTGCGCCTGTTCCTGCGCGAGCACCCCGCGAGCGTCGAGTCCGCCTGCTTCGGCGTGCCGGGTCCCGTCTGCGGCGAGCGCGTCGTCCTTCCCAACCTCCCATGGGTCATCGAGCGCGCCGAGCTCGTCGAGGCCGCCGGGACCGGACGCGTGCGTCTGGCCAACGACCTGGAGTGCGCCGCGCGCGGTCTCCCCCTCCTGAGTTTGGAGAAGACCGCCGCGCTCCGTCCCGCGTCCGGCCCGGAGCGCGGGATCCGCGCCGTGGTCGCGGCGGGCACCGGTCTCGGGGAGGCCGTCCTCGTCCCCGCCGGCGCCGGCTGGCGGGCGCTGGCCAGCGAGGGCGGGCACACGGACTTCGGGCCGCTCGATGAACTCCAGGCGGAGTTCCTCCGCTGGATGTGGAGGGAGCATCCGCGCCCGACCTACGAGCTCGTGCTCTCCGGCCCCGGGCTGACCCGCATCGCCCGCTTCCTGCGCGAGCGCGGCGGCGAGGCCGCGGATCCCGCCCTCGACGCCCATGACGCCGGCTCCGCCGTCATCGAGCTGGGGATGAGCGGGCGCAGCGCGCTCTGCCGGCATGCGCTGGAGCTCTTCGCGGCCGTCTACGTCGCCGAGGCGGCGAACGTCGCCGTGCAGTACCTCGCGTCGGGCGGGGTCTTCCTGTGGGGCGGCATCGCCCCGCGCATCCTCCCCCTGCTCCGGAAGGTCGTCGACGACGGAGCATTCACGGCCAAGGTGAAGATGCGGGGCTTCCTCGAAGGGGTGCCGCTGCGCGTCGTCCTCGACGAACGGCTGGGGCTGCTCGGCGCCGCGGCGCTCGCCTCCGAGCAGGAGTAGCCCTTCCTCAGGGAGCGCGGACCTCGGCGAGGTTGATCCCGAGGACGCGCCAGGACGAGCCCTTGAGGCGGGCGAAGTACTCCGGCGCCGGAACGTCCTCGACGGCCTTCCCGAACGCGGCGTGCCGTACGACCTTCCCTTGCGGGCCGTCCATGATGAAGAACTGGTGAGTGACGAGCGTGGGCTTGTCCGGCCGGCCCTCGCGTACGAGGCTCGCCACGGTCCCCGACGGGATGGCGGGCAGGAGCTCTTCGAGGACCTCGACCGGCAGATAGGGCAGCGCGGTCTTCTCGTCGGGCATCTCCTCTCCGCGCGCGCGCAGGCGGCTCAGTCGCGCGCGATGCGCGGCCGGCGGCTCGGCGTCGAAACCCTTGAGGTCCTTCTCGGTCTTCCCGCGGTACCAGGCGCGCTTGGAGAGGACCTTGGTCGCGACGCGGACGCGTTCGCCCGCGACGGCTCCCGTGACGTCCGCGAGGAAGCCGGCGGCCCTCAGGTTGGGCAGCCAGTCCGTCTCGGGGAAGTGGTTGCGCGTCTCGTAGCTCACGATCCCGTCGCGGTAGCGGATGCGGCGGAGGAGGTCGAGGCCCTCCGCGTAGCTCCCGGCCAGCGCGAAGGCCATCGTCTCCTCGACGAAGGTCGTGCAGTCGAGCGCGGAGAAGCTGACGAGCGGGCCGCGGTCGAACTCCCCCTGCGGACCCTCTCCGAGCGGGCCGAGCACGTAGGGCGTGCCCAGGAAGCGCCGGCTGACGAGGGCCAGGCGGTCGGCGAGCTCCGCGGGCTTCGCGAGGTCGTCGTTCATGAGCGCCGCGACCTGCTCCGACGAGCCGAGCGCATGGAAGCTCACGGGGCGGCCGGCGTCGTCGGCGCCGAGCGCGGGCGCGGACAGGGCGAGCGTCAGAAGCGCGGCGGGAAGCGTTCTCATCGTCCCTCCTTCAGCAGTCGCAGCACGAGCAGGATGAAGCGTCCGGTGTCCCGCAGAGGGCGGATGCGGCTGCGCCGCCCCTCGAGGTAGACCGTGCGCACCGGCACGAAGGCCAGGCGCGCCCCGGCGCGCGCCGCGCGCACGAGGGCTTCGCTCTCGGCGGCGAACCCTCCGCTGCGGGGGCGGATGCGCGGCCAGAGCGCGAGGCGCACGAGCCGGTAGCCGCACTGGGTGTCGCCGAGCGGGCGGCCCGCGATGCGGGAGAGCAGCCAGCTCTGAAAACGGTTGGTCATGCGGCGCACGAAGGGCATGCGCTCATCGAAGCTCCGGCAGCCGACCACGAGGTCGGCGCCGTCCCGGAGCGCGGCGAGGAAGAGCGGGAGCTCGGCGGGGTCGTGCTGGCCGTCCGCGTCGAGGAAGACGACGGCCTCGCAGCCCTCGGAGGCGGCCCGCTCGGCGCCGCTCTCGATCGCGCGGCCTTTTCCGAGGTTGCGCTCGTGGCGGAGCACCTCCGCGCCCGCGGCGCGGGCGCGCGCGGCGGTCGCGTCGGTGGAGCCGTCGTCGACGACGCAGACGCTCAGGCCCGCGCGGCGGCAGCCGGCCACCACGGCGGGCAAGGCGGCTTCTTCGTTGTAGGCGGGGATGACGCAGGCCGTCTTCATTCGAAGTTGAACCACATCGCGAGGCCGAGCTGGCCGGTGATCGCGTCGAAGTCCCCGTGCGTGCTCTTCGGGCGCTTGTAGCCGTTCCAGCGGGTCTCGAAGAACATGCTGAGCCCGCGCATCACGAAGAACTCGAGCCCGCCGCCCGCGGAGAACGCGGGACCGGTCGTCTTCTCGGAGAGGGAGGGCGCCGTCGAGCGGAGCGGCGGCGTGGACTTGAGGCTGAAGCTGTTGAAGCCGATCCCCCCCAGCATGTACGGGGTCCAGCTCGTCTCGCGCAGGAGGTTGAGGCGCAGCACGGTCTGGAAGGCGATCGCGCTGGTCTGGTACGCGGTGCCGTCGGGGGCCGTCATCTTGCCGTACATGTTCATCCCGAGGTCGGCGCCGACGGCGATCCAGTCGCTCGTGTAGTAGCGGTACTGGAACCCGATCGCGGGCCCGCGCTTGGCCTTGCTCGAGAAGCCGCCGCTCTCCATCGGGTTGGCGACCCCGAGGGCCATCCCTCCCGAGTGCATCCCCTTGTCGAAGACCGGGAGGTAGGGCGGCGGAGCCTGCGCGTGCAGCGCGGCGGGCAGGAGCAGCGCCGCCAGGAGCGCGGCGGCTCTCACAGGTTGCGGATGCAGGCCTCGGCGATGTGCGCGGCGGAAAGCCCGTGCTTCTCGTAGAGCTCCTCGCTCAGGCCCGACTCGCCGAAAGAGCGCACGCCGAGGCGGACGACCGGGACCCCGCCGACGCGCGAGGCGGCCTCGCAGAGCGCTCCGCCGAGCCCGCCGTTCTCGTTGTGGTCCTCGACGCTCACCAGGCGCTGGCTGTCGGCGCAGGCCTTCGCGACGGCCTCGGCGTCGAAGGGCGCGAGGCTCGCGCAGTTGAGGACGCGCACGGCGAAGCCGCGGCTCTCGAGGCCGCGCGCCGCTTCCACCGCCTCTCCGACGGTCCCGCCGCTGGCGAAGACCGTCGCCTGCAGCTTCGGCGAGCGCTTCGCGGGCTCGAAGACGGCGTCGGCCCGGCCGGGCTGGAAGCGGTAGTCGGCCGCGTGCACGTCGGGCACTTTCTGCCGCGTCAGGCGCAGGTAGACCGGGCCGTCGTGGGCGAGCATCCACTCCACGGCCTGGCGCGTCTCGAGGTCGTCGGCCGGCTGGAGCACCGTCATCCCGGGCAGGGCGCGCATGGCGGCGATGTCCTCGAGGGCCATCTGCGAGGCCCCGTCGTCGCCGATGCCGATGCCGGCGTGCGTGCCGACGAGCTTGACGTTGGTCTTCATGTAGGCCACCGAGATGCGGATGCTCTCGAGGCGGCCGGTCAAAAAGCAGGCGAAGCTCGTGACCACCGGGACCTTCCCGCAGAGGGCGAGGCCGGCGGCGGCGCCGATCATGTTGCTCTCGGCGATGCCGAACTCGAAGTGCCGCTCCGGGAAGCGCTTCGCGAAGGGCAGCGACATCGTGGACTTCGCGAGGTCGGCGTCGAGGACGACGATGCGCGGGTCCTTCGCCCCGAGCTCGGCGAGCGCTTCGCCGAACGACTGACGCGTGGCCTTGGCGGTCATGACTTCCCTCCCTCGAGCTCCCGCAGGGCGCGGGCGGCTTCCTCCGCCGTGGGCGCCTTTCCGTGCCAGTCGATGCCGCCCTCCATGAAGGAGACCCCCTTGCCTTTCACGGTCTTCGCGAGCACCGCGACCGGGCGGCCCTTGCTGCCCGGCGCCTGGAGGGCCGGGAGCAGGGCTTTGAAATCGTGCCCGTCGACCTCGCGGGCCTCCCATCGGAAGGCGCGGAACTTCTCGGCCAGGGGTTCGATGTCCATGACCTCGCGGGTCGGCCCGTCGATCTGCCCGCCGTTCATGTCCACGACGGCCGTGAGGTTCTCGAGCGCGAACTTGGGCGCGGCCATGGCCGCCTCCCAGACCTGACCTTCCTGCATCTCTCCGTCGCCGAGCACGCAGAAGACCCGGCGCTCCGAGCGGTCCATGCGCGCGGCGAGCGCCATCCCCAGCGCGATGGAGAGCCCCTGTCCGAGGGAGCCGGTCGAGGCCTCGATGCCGGCCAGGCGCAGGCGGTCCGGATGTCCCTGCAGGGGGCTGCCGAGGACGCGGAGGGTGTCGAGCTGCTGGCGCGGGAAGTAGCCGCAGCGCGCCATGACGGCGTAGAGCGCGGGGCAGGCGTGGCCCTTCGAAAGGACGAGGCGGTCGCGCTCGGGCCAGAGCGGCTCGGCCGGCCGGTGGCGCAGGACCTTCAGGTAGAGGGCGGCCAGGATGTCGATGGCGGAGAGAGAGCCGCCGGGGTGCCCGGAGCCCGCCTTGGCGATCATGCGGATGATGTCGGAGCGCAGCTCGCGGGAGGCGCTCCGCAGTTCGACGTCGGCGTCGGATATCCGTGTCTCGGTCATGAGGGAATCCTACAAAATATCGCGAGCGCTCCGGCTGGCGCGCGCTCTCCGGGAATGGTGTATAATCAGCGAAACTCAACGCGAGGCATCCCGCCATGCAGAAGACCCGAAACGACTACCTTCGCCGCATCTCCGAGGCCGTCGAGTACCTCCGGCCGCGCCTGCCGCTGAAGCCCGAGGTCGGCATCATCCTCGGCAGCGGCCTCTCCGGCGCCGTGCCGAAGCTCGACAAGGAGACCGTCGTCTCCTACGCGGACATCCCGTGCTTCCCCGAACCCACCGTGAGCGGGCACGCCGGCCGCCTCGTCCTCGGTTCCGTCGGCGCGGCGAAGCCGCTCGGCGTCGCCGTGATGCAGGGCCGCTTCCACTACTACGAAGGGCATCCGATGGACGCCATCACCCTCCCCGTGCGCGTGCTGCGCGAGCTGGGGATCAAGAAGATCATCATCACGGCCGCCGTGGGCTCGCTGAAGCTCAAGATCCGCCCGGGCCACCTCGTCTTCCTCAACGACCACATCAATCTGATGGGCGCCAATCCTCTGCGGGGGTTCCACACCAGCGAGTTCGGGGAGATGTTCCCGGACCTCGCCAGCGCCTACCCGCCCTATCTGCGCAAGCAGGCGCTGAAGGTCTGCAAGCGCCTCGACATCCCCGCCTGGGAGGGCGTCTACACGGCCGTCGCGGGCCCCTCCTACGAGACTCCCGCCGAGATCCGCGCCTTCGCGAAGCTCGGCGGGGACATGGTCGGGATGTCCGTGGTCCCCGAGGTCATCACCGCGAAGCAGATGGGCGTCGAGATCCTCGCGTTCGGCTGGATCTCGAACATGGCCGCGGGCCTGACGAAGGAGAACCTGAGCCACCCCGACGTGCTCGCGCTCGGCAAGCGCATGGCGGTCGACATCCGCCGCTTCCTCGAGGCGATGCTCGCCGACGTCCACGCGTCCCGCTGAGGAGCCCCCCATGAGAATGATCGACCTCATCGCGAAGAAGCGCGACGGCGGGATCCACGCGCCCGAGGAGCTCGCCTTCATCGCGAAAGCCGCCGCCGACGGCCTCGCCCCCGATTACCAGCTCTCGGCCTGGCTCATGGCCGTGCGGCTCAACGGCATGAACCGCGAGGAGACCGTGGCTTTCACGCGCGCCATGGCCGCCTCCGGCAGCCGCGTGAACCTGCGCTCGATGCGCGCGGCCAAGGTGGACAAGCACTCGACCGGCGGCGTGGGAGACGGCATCTCCATCGCGCTGGCCCCCCTCCTGGCCGCCGCGGGCCTCGCGGTGCCCATGATGTCCGGCCGCGGGCTCGGGCACACGGGCGGTACGCTCGACAAGCTCGAGGCGATCAAGGGCTTCCAGGTGCGCATCCCCATCCCCCAGGTCGAGCGCATCATCAGGAAGATCGGCGTCTGCATGTTCGGCCAGAGCGGGGACCTCGCCCCCTCCGACCGCAAGCTCTACGCGCTGCGCGACGCGACGGCCACCGTCGAGTCCCGCCCGCTCATCGTCGCGAGCATCCTCTCGAAGAAGCTGGCCGAGGACCTCGACGGGCTCATCCTCGACGTGAAGTGCGGCTCGGGCGCCTTCTTCCGCGAGGCCAAGGACGCGATCGCGCTCGCCGAGGACCTCGTGCGCACGGCGCGCGGCTCGGGACTGCGCTGCGTCGCGCTGCTCACCGACATGGAGCAGCCGCTCGGCCTCGCCGTGGGCAACGCGGTCGAGGTCCGCCAGGCCGTGGAGATCCTCAGGGGCGACTTCCGCGCCGCCGACTACGCCGAGGTCCTCCTCGCGCTGGGCGGCTGGATGATGGTCCTCGGGCGCCGGGCGAAGGACGCCCGCGAGGGCGCCGGCCGCCTCGAGGCGCTCATCCGTTCCGGCGCGGCGCTCGAGCGCTTCAAGGAGATGGTGAAGGCCCAGCACGGCGATCCCCGCGTCGCCGACGATCCCGAGCGCTTCCTGCCCGTCGCGAAGCTGCGCAAGGACGTGAAGGCTCCCGCCGACGGCTGGATCACCCACCTCGACGCCCGGCTCGTGGGGCGGGCGGCCGTCGCCCTCGGCGCGGGCCGCGACCGGCAGGAGGACAAGATCGACTTCGGCGCCGGCTTCCTGCTCAAGCGGAAGGTCGGCGAACAGGTCCGCAAGGGCGAGACCGTCGCCGAGGTCTACGCCTCCGACGCCCGCCGTCTCCAGGAGGGGTGGACGATGTACGCCGACGCCCTCTCGGTCGGGCGCATGAAGCCGCGCGCGCGGCCGGCCATCCTGCGCGTGCTCGACTGAGGTCCCCCATGAGACAGCTCACGGTCTGCGAACATCCGGTCCTGCAGGACGCGCTCGCGCAGCTGCGCGACAGGAACACCCGCCCCAAGGACTTCCGCGACCTCATGGAGACCGCGGGCGCCATCCTCGGGCTCGAGGCCCTCAAGGGCGTCAAGACCGGGATCGAGCAGGTGCACACGCCGCTGAAGGCCATGCATGCGCGCCGGGTCGCCCAGCCGGTCTCCTTCGTGTTCATCCTGCGCGCGGGGCAGGGGCTCTACGGCGGACTTCACCGCCTCTACCCCCAGGCGCGCATCGGGCACATCGGCCTTTACCGCAACGAGGAGACGCTCAACCCCGTGCGCTACTACGTGCGGCTGCCCGTGGACCTGCCCCGCTCCCTCGTGCTCCTCTTCGACCCCATGCTGGCCACCGGCGGTTCGGCCGCCGAAGGCATACGCATCCTGAAGACGGACGGGGCCAAGGAGATCCGGCTCATCACGCTGCTGGCGGCCAAGACGGGCGTACGCCGCGTCCACCGCGAGCATCCCGACGTCCACATCTTCACGGCCGCCGTGGACCCGGTGCTCAACAAGCACGGCTACATCGTGCCCGGCCTGGGCGATGCGGGAGACCGGCTCTATACGCTCTAGAAGCCATCCAGAAACCCCGTTGCGCCTGCAAACGCGGCTTTCGGTCTCGATGCCCTGAATCGATGGAGAGGTGTTTCCTGAGGGAGATCCCGCCGGATCGGGCCGGGCAGTGGTTCCTTGCCGGGGTGCGAGGCCGGAGAGCCGCGCTCGGCGCGCTGCTCGCCCTTCTCCTCCTCGCCGTCCTCCCGTGCCTGCGCGCCGCCTCGAGCGACCGCGACTGGAAGCGCCGCGCGCAGGATGTGCGCGCCCAGCTGAGTCCTGACGAGGACCGCCGCTTCATGCTCGTCCTCAGGAGCGCGCCGCCCCAGCGCATCGTCCCCCCGCTGGTCCGGCTGACCGAGCGTATCCTCATGCTCCGCGAGCTGCGCGATAACTACAGGTCCTCCATGCCGCGCGCGCAGTATGAGCGTCAGCGGGAGGACGTCTGCAGGGACATCGACGGGATCCTCCGCGGGACCGACGAGGACCTTCTCCCGCGCCTGGTTTCGCCGATGATGGGGATGCTCGAGGACGCCGGCTACCCCATCCGCGAGCGACTGCCCCGACCGGGGTCGGGTCCCGAAGGCGAACCCGGGCCGGGTGTCGTCATGGACCTCAAGTCGTCTCCCGCGGCGGCGAATTTCGAACGCGCCGAGTACGCGCCCCGACCGCCGCGAGAACTCCTTTCGCAGCCCATCCTCTCCGCCGCGGCCGTCCCTCAGCCCTCCGTGGCCGTCGACCGCGAGCCGGAGCGCCGCCCCGGGAAGCCCGGGCCTCCCGGCGGCCTCCCCCTCCTGTTGGGCGTCCTCGCGCTCCCGTTCGTCGCTCTCTTCCTCCTGAGGAAGCGCCTCGCGGCCTGGGTCGTGCGGCAGGGCCTCGTCGAGGCCGGGACCCCGCCCCCCGGGACGCCGGCCGCCCCGGTC
Coding sequences:
- a CDS encoding transketolase C-terminal domain-containing protein — translated: MTAKATRQSFGEALAELGAKDPRIVVLDADLAKSTMSLPFAKRFPERHFEFGIAESNMIGAAAGLALCGKVPVVTSFACFLTGRLESIRISVAYMKTNVKLVGTHAGIGIGDDGASQMALEDIAAMRALPGMTVLQPADDLETRQAVEWMLAHDGPVYLRLTRQKVPDVHAADYRFQPGRADAVFEPAKRSPKLQATVFASGGTVGEAVEAARGLESRGFAVRVLNCASLAPFDAEAVAKACADSQRLVSVEDHNENGGLGGALCEAASRVGGVPVVRLGVRSFGESGLSEELYEKHGLSAAHIAEACIRNL
- a CDS encoding transketolase translates to MTETRISDADVELRSASRELRSDIIRMIAKAGSGHPGGSLSAIDILAALYLKVLRHRPAEPLWPERDRLVLSKGHACPALYAVMARCGYFPRQQLDTLRVLGSPLQGHPDRLRLAGIEASTGSLGQGLSIALGMALAARMDRSERRVFCVLGDGEMQEGQVWEAAMAAPKFALENLTAVVDMNGGQIDGPTREVMDIEPLAEKFRAFRWEAREVDGHDFKALLPALQAPGSKGRPVAVLAKTVKGKGVSFMEGGIDWHGKAPTAEEAARALRELEGGKS
- a CDS encoding N-acetylmuramoyl-L-alanine amidase-like domain-containing protein, which gives rise to MRTLPAALLTLALSAPALGADDAGRPVSFHALGSSEQVAALMNDDLAKPAELADRLALVSRRFLGTPYVLGPLGEGPQGEFDRGPLVSFSALDCTTFVEETMAFALAGSYAEGLDLLRRIRYRDGIVSYETRNHFPETDWLPNLRAAGFLADVTGAVAGERVRVATKVLSKRAWYRGKTEKDLKGFDAEPPAAHRARLSRLRARGEEMPDEKTALPYLPVEVLEELLPAIPSGTVASLVREGRPDKPTLVTHQFFIMDGPQGKVVRHAAFGKAVEDVPAPEYFARLKGSSWRVLGINLAEVRAP
- the upp gene encoding uracil phosphoribosyltransferase, whose protein sequence is MRQLTVCEHPVLQDALAQLRDRNTRPKDFRDLMETAGAILGLEALKGVKTGIEQVHTPLKAMHARRVAQPVSFVFILRAGQGLYGGLHRLYPQARIGHIGLYRNEETLNPVRYYVRLPVDLPRSLVLLFDPMLATGGSAAEGIRILKTDGAKEIRLITLLAAKTGVRRVHREHPDVHIFTAAVDPVLNKHGYIVPGLGDAGDRLYTL
- a CDS encoding thymidine phosphorylase is translated as MRMIDLIAKKRDGGIHAPEELAFIAKAAADGLAPDYQLSAWLMAVRLNGMNREETVAFTRAMAASGSRVNLRSMRAAKVDKHSTGGVGDGISIALAPLLAAAGLAVPMMSGRGLGHTGGTLDKLEAIKGFQVRIPIPQVERIIRKIGVCMFGQSGDLAPSDRKLYALRDATATVESRPLIVASILSKKLAEDLDGLILDVKCGSGAFFREAKDAIALAEDLVRTARGSGLRCVALLTDMEQPLGLAVGNAVEVRQAVEILRGDFRAADYAEVLLALGGWMMVLGRRAKDAREGAGRLEALIRSGAALERFKEMVKAQHGDPRVADDPERFLPVAKLRKDVKAPADGWITHLDARLVGRAAVALGAGRDRQEDKIDFGAGFLLKRKVGEQVRKGETVAEVYASDARRLQEGWTMYADALSVGRMKPRARPAILRVLD
- a CDS encoding glucokinase: MILVSDLGGTHARLALFEGGLLRADKTYPTRSHSDFGAVVRLFLREHPASVESACFGVPGPVCGERVVLPNLPWVIERAELVEAAGTGRVRLANDLECAARGLPLLSLEKTAALRPASGPERGIRAVVAAGTGLGEAVLVPAGAGWRALASEGGHTDFGPLDELQAEFLRWMWREHPRPTYELVLSGPGLTRIARFLRERGGEAADPALDAHDAGSAVIELGMSGRSALCRHALELFAAVYVAEAANVAVQYLASGGVFLWGGIAPRILPLLRKVVDDGAFTAKVKMRGFLEGVPLRVVLDERLGLLGAAALASEQE
- a CDS encoding glycosyltransferase family 2 protein; translated protein: MKTACVIPAYNEEAALPAVVAGCRRAGLSVCVVDDGSTDATAARARAAGAEVLRHERNLGKGRAIESGAERAASEGCEAVVFLDADGQHDPAELPLFLAALRDGADLVVGCRSFDERMPFVRRMTNRFQSWLLSRIAGRPLGDTQCGYRLVRLALWPRIRPRSGGFAAESEALVRAARAGARLAFVPVRTVYLEGRRSRIRPLRDTGRFILLVLRLLKEGR
- a CDS encoding purine-nucleoside phosphorylase; this encodes MQKTRNDYLRRISEAVEYLRPRLPLKPEVGIILGSGLSGAVPKLDKETVVSYADIPCFPEPTVSGHAGRLVLGSVGAAKPLGVAVMQGRFHYYEGHPMDAITLPVRVLRELGIKKIIITAAVGSLKLKIRPGHLVFLNDHINLMGANPLRGFHTSEFGEMFPDLASAYPPYLRKQALKVCKRLDIPAWEGVYTAVAGPSYETPAEIRAFAKLGGDMVGMSVVPEVITAKQMGVEILAFGWISNMAAGLTKENLSHPDVLALGKRMAVDIRRFLEAMLADVHASR
- a CDS encoding outer membrane beta-barrel protein; translation: MRAAALLAALLLPAALHAQAPPPYLPVFDKGMHSGGMALGVANPMESGGFSSKAKRGPAIGFQYRYYTSDWIAVGADLGMNMYGKMTAPDGTAYQTSAIAFQTVLRLNLLRETSWTPYMLGGIGFNSFSLKSTPPLRSTAPSLSEKTTGPAFSAGGGLEFFVMRGLSMFFETRWNGYKRPKSTHGDFDAITGQLGLAMWFNFE